The genomic interval TAGGGAAACAATATCCAACAATTACTTTTTGGCTGTCTAAATCAAACATGCTTAACTTGAATTGcatgaaagctgaaaaaaattaGCTATCCATTGATGTACGGTTTGTTATGACAGCGTAGGAAAATTACAGAATATCTTGctggaacatgatcttttctTAACACGCAAagttttgacccatgcaatgtatttttggctattactacaaataGTGCTAAAATGCCACAACGGTGACGTTACGGCACCAAATCTGTTGCTGttgtaaatttttttctttccatacaaaaaaatattcttgtagcttcataatatACCTAATATACCTAAACTGTATTCTGAAAAAGACgtttttacgggtttggaacgacatgaagtgattaatgacaaatgaaCAACAGATTCATACATCCATACACCAATGGAAAGGTTGTTTATTCAGCTTTCCAAAAAATGTATCCTtacaactgtttttatttatactttattttattattgtagctAAATCTAAGATGCTTTTAATTGAcccagaatatttttttaattggttaCATACCGTGCGGGGTCTCTCCTTACCTGAATCAAAAGAAGCCCAACATCCATTCcaaatattatgattatattcATGTCGAGCCAGTCCACTAGTTCCTTCTCACAGCCctgtcaccaaaaaaaaaactgctttaatgTGCAAATTAAAACGAGGAGTGTAAGTAAAAGGGTTGTAATGACGTTACCGTTTCATAGATGTCTGATCCGCTTCCAAAGCTGTGTGTTCCAGACAGAATTACAGGACAGGTGCCGTTAAAACAAGAGCAAGGGTAGACGTCAGTAAGCCCCCAGGACTGAATAACTGTATTATTCCTCCATTCATTTGGGGTCAGCCTACCACAGCACTTTGCCTACAGCAAGAACATACACATATCAAAACACACCTTCCCATAGCTGCAATCAACATACACTCATCTTGAGTTCAGATGTAAATCAGCCACGTACAGAAGACTGCACACTGTCTAGAAGTTTCCAAGACGTTTGGGTTTCATTTCCTCCATACTCCCTAATGATCTCGTCCACGTTATCCCtcaaaaactgctcgatctGGCAACATTCAAAACACGTGTTAGTAAATCACTTTATCATTGGGATCTCGTGTGTAGCTGAAGCCAGCTGCGCTTTTCCTTAAGgtattaataatgtatgtaaAGACTTGCCTTGTCTCTTTGTATTAATAGCACAAAGGTGACGAAAAGCTGGCCCAGTATGATGACGATCAAGAAGCACAGATactgaaaaaacacagaagagGAAGTGTCCTCAGCATGCTTTTACTgcattattagtgtttttgtgCACTACATAAATAATGCTTACAAATATGATGAAACATCGGCTCTCAAAATAGGCACCAGCACAACCCAGCAAGGACACAACAACCACGACAAGGCCGATGAAAAAGAGCCCCCCAGCCACCACCTTCACTTCTTGTCCTGAGAGACCACATGTTTTGCTTCATTAACACACCAAAATCATATTGAAGGACACTAAAACTTAGTAGTACACTTTTTAATAGTCCTAATACATTACAGGTAGTCTGAGGCAAACTGCAGTAACATGCATTGTGTATTCTGCTGCTTTGAAAAATGATAGGCTATGACAGACAGGAAAACTTACCAGAGCTTAAAACACTTACAAAGCTG from Puntigrus tetrazona isolate hp1 chromosome 4, ASM1883169v1, whole genome shotgun sequence carries:
- the si:ch73-139j3.4 gene encoding CD82 antigen encodes the protein MKADDKLQILKFFLMLVNSFFVILGISIFACSAWILFDKDSFVSVLSSGQEVKVVAGGLFFIGLVVVVVSLLGCAGAYFESRCFIIFYLCFLIVIILGQLFVTFVLLIQRDKIEQFLRDNVDEIIREYGGNETQTSWKLLDSVQSSAKCCGRLTPNEWRNNTVIQSWGLTDVYPCSCFNGTCPVILSGTHSFGSGSDIYETGCEKELVDWLDMNIIIIFGMDVGLLLIQILQFIFAVQTFKCIGRKTRELHPNNLLNAMEENPAAKPEHQQYSTEDQQFDPQMDNGYSHHGGYADGKYDQYNNAEFYEPDNSQQYSSHHNLQYQQSYNGSYGQGYMQHQSYNPDDY